One segment of Drosophila mauritiana strain mau12 chromosome 3R, ASM438214v1, whole genome shotgun sequence DNA contains the following:
- the LOC117143770 gene encoding serine-rich adhesin for platelets isoform X1, protein MAPKTPPFSQLDKMATRTSTSSWLCRLLLFGFCIGAAAARDIRSPMDQTDVAFYCPGEGLFADDHDCRIYYRCERRSGQYIQPYLLACPEDAVFSRTLRMCLPPAMAGRDECVDQVNEVDGGSMEKWEQDDYGQDDHNAMLNLAVTPAANELRTYASTHRLPTNYGLAGLNGVSVISFSSSSSLRAVGSAEEDGIICRDDGFMTDPSDCTVFYRCISNGRGYNKIGFRCSDGTAWDESLQSCNHMFDVRANGGCRNQAVPQNDGYYAGQTSTQSSQTSYQNSTTSSQQSSSTSSSNSSQSSSSTSSSTSNSSSSQESSTSSSSNQSSSTSSNHQESSSESSNNQESNSGSSNNQESSTSSSSNQGSSSQNAGSSNQNQSSGSSQSSGSSQSSNSNQNSSNNQNQSSQNSGSNQSSSSSQNSGSNQSSGSNQSSGSNQSSGNNQSSSSNQSSGSNQSSNNNQSSSSNSNQSSSSSQNNSGSNKPVPTECEDENTYIPDKEDCAKFYRCRQDKDGKLEQVPFTCGPGTVWNQVDKVCDLPTEDQKKKCNIQSGSSSGSNNSGQQSSGSSSNNQGSSNNQSSSNQSSSNNQGSSSNQGSSSNQGSSGNQGSSSNQGSSSNHGSSSNQSSSNQSSSSNQGSSSNQGSSSNQGSSSSQGSSSNQESSSNQSSNQGSTSSSSNQSSSSSSNNSTSTQTKPSNPDGECQDTETYLADKKDCARFYRCVENGSGGFNTVPFDCSPGTVWDPDTKGCNHPTDVQKEQCKAMANGIGSSSSQGSSSNQGSSSSQGSSSNQGSSSNQGSSSNQGSSSNQGSSSNQGSSSNQGSSSNQGSSSSQGSSSNQGSSSNQGSSSNQGSSSNQGSSSNQGSSSSQGSSSNEGSSSNQGSSSNQGSSSNQGSSSNQGSSSNQGSSSNQGSSSNQGSSSNQGSSSNQSSSSNQSSSNQSSSNQSSSNQTSSSTTQKPFKPAEKCESEKTFLADNENCSKFYRCVDNGKGGFTKVSFTCPPNTLWDPEANSCNHPDQIQTKPLKCKKVVSQGGSSSNSTSSSSSSSNNSGSSSNSGSSSSSSSNSGSSSNTGSSSNSGTSSSGGSSNQGSSSNSGSSSGSNSSGNQSTSSSSSSSSSSSNNNNQGSSSSSSSSSSSTSSKPNPSETCKVNGQFIGDRSDCAKFYRCVDNDRGGFNMVPFSCGPGTVWDAQMQACNHAWAVKECGGIAPPTTSNPTTTRPTTASTSRPSDQTSTSRPSGPTTTTRPVTARPTTSSPTTASSSETTSPVTQAPNTDGKCRSEGFMADPNNCSKFYRCVRNNKGGFTQIPFQCGAGTVWDQDLQTCNHNFNNCSTGTESTTSKPPCEPATNGTSTTTPPPTTTDLPSTSTTGLPPTTTTELPPTTTTDLPPTTTTRLPPTTTTRLPPTTTTGLPPTTTTGLPPTTTTGAQPTTTTMSSETETSTVTTSPESTTQPPSTTTMKPLPAGTDCTGEGYMADPEDCRKYYRCINAGASYRKYNFTCPKGTGWNEEVQTCDYMENIPRCSKLPAEPITTTPSEESKDPGSTTPQSTDEPTTVTKPVTKPTEEPSTEKPQKPTTQYPEKPTTTEEPEKPQKPTTTEYPQKPTTQEPTTTSIPGYNPTTTSVPGYNPTTTPVPVETTTSTPGYKPTTTGEPITTTTLPPTTTDAIQEPTTSKKPEPTTTTESLESSTPEGSVTTLQPEPQPNYNCSSEGFFPDPEDCSRYYRCVDAAKNGKYQVYAFKCGKGTVWDTSTETCNYADQVSGNCSSGQTTTPGTTTEPGTTESTTSSGKPETTSKAPETTTTGAPETTTTSAPETTTTVASETTTSWSTETTTSGTTTTTATPETTTKPPKPETTTIAAEETSTTESLTTTERPSPGTNTSAPCPETGPGQNVYVCPTGFRRHPEKCGMFYQCSESADSNDLNIVVFQCPNGTVYQDKSCSCGKPPAGDKCSKDMKRTTNLFEEETKLQNVVQISTTDPLCPDEGHFALNNDQCGQLFVKCGFSELTGRIEGQIHRCPQGFAYWNVSRRCEPARKLPNCTPTTYNVGGNVPLEWLNIGHRRRSMRI, encoded by the exons ACATTCGATCGCCGATGGACCAGACAGACGTGGCCTTTTACTGCCCTGGAGAGGGTCTGTTTGCGGACGACCACGATTGCCGGATTTATTACCGCTGCGAGCGGCGTTCCGGGCAGTACATCCAACCCTATCTGCTGGCCTGTCCAGAGGACGCGGTCTTCTCCCGCACCCTGCGCATGTGTCTGCCACCAGCGATGGCTGGGCGGGATGAGTGCGTTGACCAGGTGAACGAGGTGGATGGCGGCAGCATGGAGAAGTGGGAGCAGGACGACTACGGACAGGATGACCATAATGCGATGCTTAACCTGGCCGTCACACCTGCGGCCAATGAGCTGCGAACCTACGCGTCGACCCACCGTCTGCCCACAAATTACGGTCTGGCTGGTCTCAACGGTGTCTCTGTCATATCCTTCTCCAGCTCCTCATCCCTGCGAGCTGTTGGATCAGCGGAGGAGGACGGCATAATATGCCGGGATGATGGCTTCATGACCGATCCCAGCGACTGCACCGTGTTTTATCGCTGCATCTCGAACGGCCGAGGCTATAACAAAATCGGCTTCCGGTGCTCAGATGGCACGGCGTGGGACGAGTCCCTTCAGTCCTGTAACCATATGTTTGACGTACGTGCCAACGGAGGATGCCGCAATCAAGCTGTTCCGCAGAACGACGGTTATTACGCCGGCCAAACGTCAACACAGTCCTCGCAGACCAGTTACCAGAACTCAACCACAAGCAGTCAACAGAGCTCGTCCACCAGTTCCTCCAACTCCTCTCAAAGTTCCAGTTCCACATCCAGCTCTACATCCAATTCCAGCTCAAGTCAAGAGTCCTCTACATCCAGCAGCAGTAATCAGTCGAGCTCCACGTCTAGCAACCATCAGGAGTCCAGCTCAGAATCCAGCAACAACCAGGAGTCCAATTCGGGATCTAGCAACAATCAGGAATCTAGCACGAGTTCCAGCAGCAATCAAGGCTCAAGCTCTCAAAATGCTGGCAGCAgcaaccaaaaccaaagctcTGGCAGCAGTCAAAGTTCGGGAAGTAGCCAATCCTCAAACAGTAACCAGAACTCCAGCAACAATCAGAACCAAAGCTCTCAAAATTCTGGTAGCAACCAAAGCTCCAGCAGCAGTCAAAACTCGGGCAGCAACCAATCCTCTGGCAGCAACCAATCCTCTGGCAGCAACCAATCCTCCGGCAACAATCAAAGCTCCAGCAGCAATCAGAGCTCTGGAAGCAATCAATCCTCCAACAACAATCAATCCTCCAGCTCAAACAGCAATCAGAGTTCTTCAAGCAGCCAAAACAACAGTGGATCTAATAAACCCGTGCCCACCGAGTGCGAGGATGAAAATACTTATATCCCGGATAAAGAAGACTGCGCTAAATTCTACAGATGCCGCCAAGATAAAGACGGAAAATTAGAGCAAGTGCCTTTCACCTGTGGTCCCGGTACCGTTTGGAACCAAGTGGACAAGGTCTGCGATCTGCCCACTGAGGATCAAAAGAAAAAGTGCAACATTCAATCGGGTTCGTCGAGTGGTAGTAACAACTCTGGACAGCAATCCAGTGGAAGCTCCTCCAACAACCAGGGCTCTTCCAACAATCAATCATCAAGCAACCAGAGCTCATCTAACAATCAAGGATCGTCTAGCAATCAAGGCTCATCCAGCAATCAAGGATCGTCTGGCAATCAAGGATCGTCCAGCAATCAAGGATCGTCTAGCAATCACGGCTCATCTAGCAATCAATCTTCCAGCAATCAGAGCTCATCCAGCAATCAAGGATCGTCCAGCAATCAAGGATCGTCTAGCAATCAAGGCTCATCCAGCAGTCAAGGCTCATCCAGCAATCAAGAATCCTCAAGCAATCAATCTTCCAATCAAGGCTCAACTTCATCTTCTAGCAATCAGAGCTCTTCAAGCTCAAGCAATAATTCCACGAGCACTCAAACAAAGCCATCCAATCCCGATGGTGAATGCCAAGATACGGAAACATATTTGGCTGATAAGAAGGACTGTGCCCGATTCTATCGATGCGTAGAGAATGGTAGCGGTGGCTTCAATACTGTTCCTTTCGATTGCTCCCCTGGAACGGTCTGGGATCCAGATACGAAGGGATGTAACCATCCAACAGATGTGCAAAAGGAGCAATGCAAGGCTATGGCCAATGGAATTGGATCATCATCCAGCCAAGGCTCCTCTTCTAACCAGGGATCATCCTCAAGCCAGGGATCTTCTTCCAATCAGGGATCATCCTCCAACCAGGGCTCTTCTTCTAACCAGGGATCATCTTCAAATCAGGGTTCCTCTTCTAACCAGGGATCGTCCTCCAACCAAGGATCGTCATCTAACCAGGGATCATCTTCCAGCCAGGGTTCTTCATCAAACCAGGGATCATCTTCCAATCAGGGCTCCTCTTCCAACCAAGGATCATCTTCCAATCAGGGATCGTCATCTAACCAAGGATCATCATCTAGCCAGGGATCTTCCTCCAACGAAGGATCATCTTCCAATCAGGGATCATCTTCGAACCAAGGATCATCCTCTAACCAGGGTTCATCTTCGAACCAAGGATCATCCTCTAATCAGGGTTCCTCTTCTAACCAGGGTTCATCTTCGAACCAAGGATCTTCCTCAAATCAGGGATCATCTTCAAATCAAAGTTCTTCGTCCAACCAATCGTCCTCGAATCAATCATCCTCCAATCAGTCGTCGTCTAACCAGACATCATCATCCACTACACAAAAACCCTTCAAACCGGCAGAGAAATGTGAAAGTGAGAAAACTTTCTTGGCTGACAACGAGAACTGCTCGAAGTTTTATCGATGCGTGGATAATGGTAAGGGTGGTTTTACAAAAGTATCATTCACCTGCCCACCAAACACTCTATGGGATCCTGAGGCCAACAGCTGCAACCATCCTGATCAGATCCAGACCAAGCCGCTCAAATGCAAAAAGGTGGTTAGCCAAGGCGGAAGTTCCTCTAACAGCACCAGCAGCTCCTCGAGTAGCTCAAACAACAGTGGTTCCTCTTCGAATAGTGGATCATCTTCCAGTTCATCCTCCAACAGTGGCTCCTCCTCCAATACAGGTTCATCATCAAACAGTGGCACTTCTTCCAGCGGTGGCTCATCGAATCAAGGCTCATCCTCCAATAGTGGCTCCTCTTCCGGCTCGAACTCGTCTGGAAATCAATCGACATCTTCGTCATCATCGTCTTCATCCTCATcaagcaataacaataatcaaGGTTCATCCTCATCGTcctcctccagcagcagctcgACTTCATCAAAACCAAATCCCTCTGAAACCTGCAAGGTTAATGGACAATTTATTGGCGATCGGTCGGATTGTGCCAAATTCTATCGCTGCGTCGATAATGACAGAGGTGGCTTCAATATGGTACCCTTTAGCTGCGGTCCTGGCACTGTTTGGGATGCCCAGATGCAGGCCTGTAATCATGCGTGGGCAGTGAAGGAATGCGGTGGTATTGCTCCACCTACAACTTCTAATCCGACGACCACCAGGCCAACAACGGCAAGCACTTCTAGACCTTCTGACCAAACTTCAACATCGAGACCCTCAGGTCCGACCACTACCACACGTCCAGTGACTGCCAGACCAACGACTTCTTCTCCAACAACAGCTTCATCATCTGAAACAACATCTCCTGTTACTCAGGCACCCAATACAGATGGCAAATGTCGGTCGGAGGGCTTTATGGCTGATCCCAACAACTGCTCCAAATTCTACCGCTGCGTAAGGAACAACAAAGGTGGCTTCACCCAAATTCCATTCCAATGTGGAGCTGGTACCGTTTGGGATCAGGATCTGCAGACCTGCAACCACAACTTCAACAATTGCAGTACTGGCACTGAAAGTACCACTTCAAAGCCGCCTTGTGAGCCAGCAACAAATGGAACATCGACCACAACACCTCCACCCACCACGACTGATTTACCATCCACTTCAACAACAGGATTGCCGCCAACTACAACAACCGAATTACCTCCAACTACGACCACAGACTTACCTCCTACAACAACTACTAGGTTGCCTCCCACTACAACTACTAGGTTGCCTCCCACGACAACAACTGGGCTACCTCCGACTACAACAACTGGGCTGCCCCCCACCACGACCACAGGAGCTCAACCCACTACAACAACAATGAGTTCGGAAACTGAAACATCAACGGTAACCACAAGTCCGGAAAGCACCACGCAACCACCGTCTACAACCACTATGAAACCCCTACCAGCTGGCACGGATTGCACGGGTGAGGGTTATATGGCCGATCCCGAAGACTGCAGGAAATACTACCGATGCATCAACGCTGGAGCCTCCTACAGAAAGTACAACTTTACGTGTCCCAAGGGCACGGGATGGAATGAAGAAGTTCAGACCTGTGACTACATGGAGAACATCCCGAGGTGCTCGAAGTTACCCGCTGAACCAATCACTACGACACCAAGTGAAGAGTCTAAGGATCCCGGAAGCACCACTCCGCAGTCAACGGATGAGCCCACCACAGTGACAAAACCCGTTACGAAACCCACCGAAGAACCTTCAACAGAAAAACCGCAAAAGCCGACGACTCAATATCCGGAGAAGCCAACCACCACAGAGGAACCAGAAAAGCCGCAGAAGCCGACTACAACCGAGTATCCTCAGAAGCCGACCACTCAAGAACCCACCACCACAAGTATTCCGGGCTACAATCCAACAACAACGTCTGTTCCGGGCTATAACCCAACAACAACGCCAGTTCCGGTAGAAACTACAACCTCTACTCCTGGCTATAAGCCAACTACCACCGGCGAACCTATTACCACGACCACATTACCTCCCACAACCACCGATGCCATTCAAGAGCCAACAACCTCGAAAAAACCTGAACCCACAACAACCACAGAAAGTCTAGAGTCCAGCACACCTGAAGGTTCAGTGACCACTCTTCAGCCGGAGCCACAGCCTAACTATAACTGCTCTTCGGAGGGATTCTTCCCAGATCCCGAGGACTGTAGTCGCTACTACCGTTGTGTGGATGCGGCTAAAAATGGCAAGTATCAGGTTTATGCCTTCAAGTGCGGCAAGGGAACTGTTTGGGACACGTCCACCGAGACCTGCAATTACGCCGATCAGGTGTCTGGCAATTGCTCATCGGGACAGACGACCACGCCGGGAACGACTACGGAACCTGGTACGACGGAGAGCACAACCAGCTCTGGAAAACCTGAAACCACTTCAAAGGCCCCTGAAACCACCACTACGGGAGCTCCAGAAACCACCACTACATCGGCTCCTGAAACCACAACCACAGTAGCCTCCGAAACCACTACTTCATGGAGCACAGAAACAACTACTTCTGgcacaaccaccaccacagccACACCTGAAACCACTACAAAACCACCCAAGCCTGAAACCACTACCATAGCTGCGGAAGAAACCTCAACGACGGAGTCGCTTACCACCACAGAGAGACCTTCTCCCGGTACCAACACCTCTGCTCCTTGTCCCGAAACCGGTCCAGGTCAGAATGTATACGTCTGCCCCACTGGATTCCGTCGGCATCCGGAGAAGTGCGGCATGTTCTACCAGTGCAGTGAAAGTGCGGATAGCAATGATCTTAACATCGTGGTATTCCAATGCCCCAACGGAACCGTCTACCAAGACAAGTCCTGCAGCTGTGGCAAGCCGCCGGCAGGTGACAAGTGCTCCAAGGACATGAAGAGGACCACCAACTTGTTTGAAGAGGAAACAAAACTTCAGAATGTG GTTCAAATCAGCACGACGGATCCTCTCTGCCCGGATGAGGGTCACTTCGCGCTCAACAACGACCAGTGCGGCCAGCTGTTCGTCAAGTGCGGATTCTCGGAGCTGACGGGCCGCATCGAGGGCCAGATCCACCGCTGTCCGCAGGGATTCGCCTACTGGAACGTGAGCCGACGATGCGAGCCCGCCCGCAAGCTGCCCAACTGCACGCCCACCACCTACAATGTGGGCGGAAACGTGCCGCTGGAGTGGCTCAACATTGGCCATAGACGCCGCAGCATGCGTATTTAA